A genomic region of Kribbella sp. NBC_00382 contains the following coding sequences:
- a CDS encoding isochorismatase family protein, with protein MAGIPLIETYEMPVASELPDNIAGWQADPARAVLLVHDMQRYFLRPFGDAAPVKTLVHNAARLRKAAAELGMPVAYTAQPGGMTVEERGLLKDFWGPGMTPSPEDRALVPELAPAEGDWVFTKWRYSAFHKSDLLERMRAAGRDQLIVCGVYAHVGVLMSLCDAFTNDIEAFLAADAVADFNSAYHQTALMYAAERCAVVAPTDVLLGSLVAEEVLV; from the coding sequence ATGGCTGGAATTCCCCTGATCGAGACGTACGAGATGCCGGTGGCGAGCGAGTTGCCGGACAACATCGCCGGGTGGCAGGCGGACCCGGCGCGTGCGGTGCTGCTCGTCCATGACATGCAGCGGTACTTTCTCCGGCCGTTCGGCGACGCGGCACCGGTGAAAACCCTGGTGCACAACGCCGCACGGCTTCGCAAGGCGGCCGCCGAGCTCGGTATGCCGGTGGCCTACACCGCCCAGCCGGGCGGGATGACCGTGGAAGAGCGCGGCCTGCTCAAGGACTTCTGGGGTCCCGGCATGACGCCGTCGCCCGAGGACCGTGCGCTGGTGCCCGAGCTGGCTCCGGCCGAGGGCGACTGGGTGTTCACGAAGTGGCGGTACAGCGCCTTCCACAAGAGCGATCTGCTCGAGCGGATGCGTGCCGCGGGCCGCGACCAGTTGATCGTCTGCGGCGTGTACGCGCACGTCGGTGTGCTGATGAGCCTCTGCGACGCCTTCACCAACGACATCGAGGCCTTCCTCGCCGCTGACGCCGTCGCCGACTTCAACTCGGCGTACCACCAGACGGCTCTCATGTACGCCGCCGAGCGCTGCGCCGTCGTCGCGCCGACCGACGTGTTGCTCGGGTCCCTGGTCGCCGAGGAGGTCCTGGTATGA
- a CDS encoding anthranilate synthase family protein, with the protein MTALLDQVLADGNGVPPFALLYRPETAGRDRVDLIVGESGAVETLADIPLAADAPAGQHETLVLVPYRQLAERGFQCTDDGAPLLVLQVAEQAVVPLDELMRRLPNLPTPLVNGRFDVEDETYAEIVRRVVEDEIGTGEGANFVIKRSFTAEITGYGVAHALSFFRRLLSSETGAYWTFVVHTGDRTFVGATPERHVSVSGGTAVMNPISGTYRYPASGPTLDGVLGFLADGKETDELYMVVDEELKMMARVCDGAGTVVGPFLKEMARLAHTEYLIEGRTSRDVREILRETLFAPTVTGSPLESACKVISRHELNGRGYYSGVVALIGSDPAGGRTMDSSILIRTAEISSAGRLSIGVGATLVRHSDPLSEVAETRAKAAGLLAALAGGTGSRFADHPEVRSALQGRNAGISGFWFNDRSLPSARPDDLAGRSVLVIDAEDTFTSMIAHQLSSLGLTVTVRRYDEPYRIEDHDLVVAGPGPGDPGELQHPKIAHLQGTIKRLIAEERPFLAVCLSHQVLCGVLGLEVERCPKPNQGVQKEIDLFGRPTRVGFYNTFAARSATDRIGDVEISRNPVTNEVHALRGPRFASMQFHAESVLTEEGVLLLHDAFSRLLASNVLVSR; encoded by the coding sequence ATGACCGCCCTGCTCGACCAAGTACTTGCTGATGGCAACGGTGTACCGCCGTTCGCGCTGCTCTACCGACCGGAGACAGCCGGCCGTGATCGGGTCGACCTGATCGTGGGGGAGTCGGGCGCGGTCGAGACGCTGGCCGACATCCCGCTGGCTGCGGACGCACCTGCAGGGCAGCACGAGACGCTGGTCCTGGTGCCGTACCGCCAGCTCGCCGAACGTGGTTTCCAGTGCACCGACGATGGTGCCCCGCTGCTGGTGCTACAGGTCGCCGAGCAGGCCGTCGTACCGCTCGACGAGCTGATGCGACGGTTGCCGAACCTGCCGACGCCGCTGGTCAACGGGCGGTTCGACGTCGAGGACGAGACGTACGCCGAGATCGTGCGCCGGGTCGTCGAGGACGAGATCGGTACCGGCGAGGGCGCGAACTTCGTGATCAAGCGGTCGTTCACGGCCGAGATCACCGGGTACGGCGTCGCCCACGCGCTGTCGTTCTTCCGCCGGCTGCTGAGCTCGGAGACGGGCGCGTACTGGACCTTCGTCGTGCACACCGGCGACCGGACCTTCGTCGGCGCCACCCCGGAACGGCACGTCAGCGTCTCCGGCGGTACCGCCGTGATGAACCCGATCAGCGGCACCTACCGTTATCCGGCCTCCGGCCCGACCCTCGACGGCGTGCTCGGTTTCCTTGCTGATGGCAAGGAGACCGACGAGCTCTACATGGTTGTCGACGAGGAACTCAAAATGATGGCCCGCGTCTGCGACGGCGCCGGCACGGTCGTCGGCCCGTTCCTGAAGGAGATGGCCCGGCTGGCCCACACCGAGTACCTGATCGAGGGCCGGACCAGTCGCGACGTCCGCGAGATCCTGCGCGAGACCCTGTTCGCGCCGACCGTCACCGGTAGCCCGCTGGAGAGCGCCTGCAAGGTGATCAGCCGGCATGAGCTCAATGGCCGCGGCTACTACAGCGGCGTGGTCGCGTTGATCGGCTCGGACCCGGCCGGTGGCCGGACGATGGACTCTTCGATCCTGATCCGGACCGCCGAGATCTCCAGCGCCGGCCGGCTCTCGATCGGCGTCGGCGCCACGCTGGTCCGGCACTCGGACCCGTTGTCCGAGGTGGCCGAGACGAGGGCGAAGGCGGCTGGGCTGCTGGCCGCGCTGGCCGGCGGTACCGGTTCGCGGTTCGCGGATCATCCGGAGGTTCGTAGCGCCCTGCAGGGTCGCAACGCCGGTATCTCCGGCTTCTGGTTCAACGACCGGTCGTTGCCTTCGGCAAGGCCTGACGATCTGGCCGGCCGGAGCGTGCTGGTGATCGACGCGGAGGACACCTTCACGTCGATGATCGCGCACCAGCTGAGCTCGCTCGGCTTGACGGTCACCGTTCGGCGGTACGACGAGCCGTACCGGATCGAGGATCACGACCTCGTCGTGGCCGGTCCTGGGCCTGGCGATCCGGGGGAGTTGCAGCACCCGAAGATCGCGCACCTGCAGGGCACGATCAAGCGGCTGATCGCGGAGGAGCGCCCGTTCCTGGCGGTCTGCCTGAGCCACCAGGTGCTCTGCGGTGTCCTCGGGCTGGAGGTCGAGCGCTGCCCGAAGCCCAACCAGGGTGTGCAGAAGGAGATCGACCTGTTCGGCCGTCCGACCCGGGTCGGCTTCTACAACACCTTCGCCGCACGCTCCGCGACGGACCGGATCGGCGACGTCGAGATCAGCCGGAACCCGGTGACGAACGAGGTGCACGCGCTGCGCGGACCGCGGTTCGCGTCGATGCAGTTCCATGCCGAGTCCGTGCTGACCGAGGAAGGCGTGCTGTTGCTGCACGACGCCTTCAGCCGGTTGCTCGCCAGCAATGTGCTGGTGTCCCGATGA
- a CDS encoding 2,3-dihydro-2,3-dihydroxybenzoate dehydrogenase, with translation MKGKVALVTGAAGGIGAAVIESLAREGVIVAAADRSEQVLKEQVELLVADGLRAEAFGLDITSSQDVAAVVDEVERRLGPIDYLVNGAGVLRLGTTRELTDEDWASTFAVNATGTFYVSRAVIERMAGRRSGAVVTIASNAGNTPRTEMAAYAASKAAAAMFTKCLGLEAAEYGIRCNVVAPGSTDTAMLTSLWKDGAGPESSIAGTPSAYKLGIPLRKIAQPADIAAAVLFLLSDQAGHITMHDLTVDGGATLGV, from the coding sequence ATGAAGGGCAAGGTAGCTCTCGTAACCGGCGCGGCCGGCGGCATCGGCGCTGCGGTGATCGAGTCGCTCGCCCGCGAAGGTGTCATCGTCGCGGCGGCCGACCGGTCCGAGCAGGTGCTGAAGGAGCAGGTCGAGCTGCTCGTCGCGGACGGGCTGCGGGCCGAGGCGTTCGGGCTCGACATCACGTCGAGCCAGGATGTCGCCGCTGTGGTGGACGAGGTCGAGCGCAGGCTCGGTCCGATCGACTACTTGGTCAACGGCGCCGGCGTACTACGGCTCGGCACCACTCGCGAGCTGACCGACGAGGACTGGGCCAGCACGTTCGCGGTCAACGCCACGGGCACGTTCTACGTCTCGCGAGCCGTGATCGAGCGGATGGCCGGCCGTCGTTCCGGGGCGGTCGTCACCATCGCGTCGAACGCAGGCAACACGCCCCGGACCGAGATGGCCGCGTACGCCGCTTCGAAGGCCGCCGCTGCGATGTTCACCAAGTGCCTCGGGCTGGAGGCCGCGGAGTACGGGATCCGCTGCAACGTGGTGGCGCCGGGTTCGACCGACACCGCGATGCTGACCAGTCTCTGGAAGGACGGCGCCGGCCCGGAGAGCTCGATCGCGGGCACCCCGTCGGCGTACAAGCTCGGTATCCCGCTGCGCAAGATCGCCCAGCCGGCCGACATCGCGGCAGCAGTGCTGTTCCTGCTGTCGGACCAGGCCGGACACATCACGATGCACGACCTCACGGTCGACGGCGGCGCAACCCTAGGCGTGTAA
- a CDS encoding fibronectin type III domain-containing protein produces MRLRRITAALGAAGLALAILPALPAPGTGASLTAVAGSTWQTDASVLGLAVAKGKAFVGGRFTRVRPPGAAPGTSQTVRTYLAAFNQTTGALDTTFNHDVNNFVWSIVASPDGSKIYIGGDFTRVDGQVRNRIAAFDATTGALLPNIKPNVSYRVKTLAVGGTSLYFGGSFGLVNNVARNRAAAISMVDGSLLPWNPNADADVYAIDAADDNSKVYLGGTFAKVGGVAHWAVASVDNSTGALLPFAASTAVPVPKPGCTTRVKDIETSGGVVYFSNAGDGGGCFDGTWAANIATGNLVWKNTCLGATETITMVNGWLFKGSHAHSCPGAFPDGTGAHFLLLQNPADGSLGPWFPNTNAGPPTEVGPLVSATGGSDLWVGGDFTTVNGAGQQGLTRFTNLGAGAAPLGPVLPTLSSTTAGRVQATVQTSLDKDDITLTYRLLRSGSNTVVATTTANSTFWSRPNVTLTDTTAPSGTSQMYRIEVSDGNNTVRGGFATVTVR; encoded by the coding sequence ATGAGATTACGAAGAATCACTGCTGCACTCGGTGCGGCAGGGCTCGCGCTGGCCATCCTGCCCGCGCTGCCGGCACCTGGTACCGGAGCCTCGCTCACCGCGGTGGCGGGCTCCACCTGGCAGACCGACGCGAGCGTGCTCGGTCTGGCGGTGGCCAAGGGCAAGGCGTTCGTCGGCGGCCGGTTCACCCGGGTCCGCCCGCCTGGCGCCGCACCCGGCACCAGCCAGACCGTCCGGACCTACCTGGCGGCCTTCAACCAGACCACCGGCGCGCTCGACACCACCTTCAACCACGACGTGAACAACTTCGTCTGGTCGATCGTGGCGTCGCCCGATGGCTCGAAGATCTACATCGGCGGCGACTTCACCCGCGTCGACGGCCAGGTCCGCAACCGGATCGCCGCCTTCGACGCGACCACGGGAGCGCTGCTGCCCAACATCAAGCCGAACGTCTCGTACCGGGTCAAGACGCTGGCTGTCGGCGGTACCAGCCTGTACTTCGGTGGCTCGTTCGGCCTGGTCAACAACGTCGCGCGCAACCGCGCCGCGGCGATCAGCATGGTCGACGGCAGTCTGTTGCCGTGGAACCCGAACGCCGACGCAGATGTCTACGCGATCGACGCGGCCGACGACAACTCCAAGGTCTACCTGGGCGGCACCTTCGCCAAGGTCGGCGGCGTGGCCCACTGGGCCGTGGCCAGCGTCGACAACTCGACCGGCGCACTGCTGCCGTTCGCGGCTTCTACCGCGGTGCCGGTGCCGAAGCCGGGCTGCACGACGCGGGTCAAGGACATCGAGACCAGCGGCGGGGTCGTGTACTTCTCCAACGCCGGTGACGGCGGCGGCTGCTTCGACGGGACCTGGGCGGCGAACATCGCCACCGGCAACCTGGTCTGGAAGAACACCTGCCTCGGCGCCACCGAGACGATCACGATGGTCAACGGCTGGCTGTTCAAGGGCTCGCACGCGCACAGCTGCCCGGGGGCCTTCCCGGACGGCACTGGAGCCCACTTCCTGCTCCTGCAGAACCCAGCCGACGGCAGCCTCGGTCCCTGGTTCCCGAACACGAACGCAGGCCCGCCCACCGAGGTCGGCCCGCTCGTCTCGGCAACCGGCGGCTCGGACCTGTGGGTCGGTGGCGACTTCACCACGGTCAACGGAGCAGGCCAGCAGGGCCTGACCCGCTTCACCAACCTGGGTGCGGGCGCTGCGCCGCTAGGCCCGGTCCTGCCGACCCTGTCCAGTACGACGGCCGGCCGGGTGCAGGCGACCGTCCAGACGTCGCTGGACAAGGACGACATCACCCTGACCTACCGGCTGCTGCGGAGCGGCTCCAACACGGTCGTCGCGACCACGACGGCGAACTCCACCTTCTGGAGCCGCCCGAACGTCACCCTGACCGACACCACGGCCCCGTCCGGTACTTCGCAGATGTACCGGATCGAGGTCTCCGACGGCAACAACACCGTCCGAGGCGGTTTCGCGACCGTCACCGTCCGCTAG
- a CDS encoding 3-hydroxybenzoate 6-monooxygenase, protein MSTILVAGGGIGGLATAVSLAECGHRVVVLERQAAFAELGAGIQIGPNGFRAMDLLGIGDEVRERAVYIDELRFMDGTTGQRVQSLRLDDDYRARFGNPYAVVARADLYAPLLAAAQRSPLIELRSDCAVSGYQQDADGVTLQLAKGESIRGDLLVGADGIRSTIRRQLVGDGEPRVSGHTIYRSVIPMELVPEDLRWHAVTLWAGPKWHFVHYPIAGGTLLNLAATRDDSASVAVAGQPAERSHVLGQFPDLGETARRLLELGADWRVWVLCDRDPITEWSDGRVVLLGDAAHPMLQYAAQGACMALEDAVLLGELLDCPDGEAQYQLERFVEARRDRTGQTTLVARELGTQLYHPAGEARVVRNDMLSGLSVEQLQDKVAWLHGFDAARVPDLSSSGR, encoded by the coding sequence ATGAGCACGATCCTGGTCGCCGGGGGTGGCATCGGCGGACTCGCGACGGCGGTGTCGCTCGCCGAGTGCGGCCACCGGGTCGTCGTCCTCGAACGGCAAGCGGCTTTCGCCGAGCTCGGCGCCGGTATCCAGATCGGCCCCAACGGGTTCCGGGCGATGGACCTGCTCGGCATCGGCGACGAGGTCCGCGAGCGGGCGGTCTACATCGACGAACTGCGATTCATGGACGGTACTACCGGGCAGCGCGTGCAGAGTCTGCGACTGGACGACGACTACCGCGCCCGCTTCGGCAACCCGTACGCCGTAGTCGCCCGCGCCGACCTGTATGCCCCACTGCTCGCCGCGGCCCAACGGTCACCGCTGATCGAGCTGCGGAGCGACTGCGCGGTATCGGGCTATCAGCAGGACGCGGACGGCGTCACCCTGCAGCTGGCCAAGGGCGAAAGTATCCGGGGCGACCTGCTGGTCGGTGCCGATGGCATCAGGTCCACGATCCGGCGGCAACTGGTCGGCGACGGCGAGCCGCGGGTGTCAGGGCACACCATCTACCGGTCCGTCATCCCGATGGAGCTGGTCCCCGAGGACCTCCGCTGGCACGCGGTCACCCTGTGGGCCGGGCCGAAGTGGCACTTCGTGCACTACCCGATCGCCGGTGGGACGCTGCTGAACCTGGCAGCCACTCGAGACGACAGCGCGTCAGTGGCGGTGGCAGGTCAGCCGGCCGAGCGTTCACACGTGCTCGGGCAGTTCCCGGATCTGGGCGAGACAGCCCGGCGACTGCTGGAGCTCGGGGCCGACTGGCGGGTCTGGGTGCTCTGCGACCGGGACCCGATCACGGAGTGGTCCGATGGCCGGGTAGTCCTCCTCGGCGATGCTGCGCACCCGATGCTGCAGTACGCGGCTCAGGGCGCCTGTATGGCCCTCGAGGACGCCGTGCTGCTGGGTGAGCTGCTCGACTGCCCGGACGGCGAGGCGCAGTACCAGCTGGAGCGGTTCGTCGAGGCCCGGCGCGATCGCACTGGGCAGACGACCCTGGTCGCGCGGGAGCTCGGGACGCAGCTGTACCACCCTGCCGGCGAGGCCAGGGTGGTACGCAACGACATGCTGTCCGGGCTGTCGGTCGAGCAACTACAGGACAAGGTCGCCTGGCTGCACGGGTTCGACGCCGCCCGGGTACCAGATCTGAGTTCTAGCGGACGGTGA